A part of Mycolicibacterium sp. TUM20985 genomic DNA contains:
- a CDS encoding fatty acid desaturase family protein translates to MAISDVAEYAHLSESDLTALAAALDDIRRDVEDSRGANDRNYVRRTIAFQRALEVASRLTIAVSKRRRGWWLGTVGLAAAKSIENMELAHNIGHGQWDWMNDPEIHSTTWEWDMAGLSSQWRYSHNYRHHVNTNVLGVDDDLGYGVLRVTPDQKWNPSYLFAPLRSVLLALGFEWGIALHDLYSEHERADNDLPKSVHNRALLRKVGRQVTKDYLLYPALSLKRWRRTLGANVVANVLRNVWAYVVISCGHFADGAEKFTPETLENETKAEWYLRQMLGSANFDAGPVMAFMSGNLCYQIEHHLFPDLPSNRYAEIASRVRPLCATYGLPYTTGHLVRQYVTTVRTVFTLALPNRFSQNGSRVSQLGLEQLHQVRAVS, encoded by the coding sequence ATGGCCATCTCCGATGTCGCCGAATACGCCCATTTGAGCGAGTCCGACCTGACGGCGTTGGCCGCCGCCCTCGACGACATCCGTCGCGACGTCGAGGACAGTCGCGGCGCCAATGACCGCAACTACGTTCGCCGCACGATCGCCTTCCAGCGTGCCCTCGAGGTGGCCTCGCGGCTGACGATCGCGGTCAGCAAGCGCAGGCGCGGCTGGTGGCTCGGCACCGTGGGCCTGGCAGCCGCCAAGAGCATCGAGAACATGGAGCTCGCCCACAACATCGGGCACGGCCAGTGGGACTGGATGAACGATCCCGAGATTCACTCCACCACGTGGGAATGGGACATGGCGGGCCTGTCGTCGCAGTGGCGCTACTCCCACAACTACCGCCACCACGTCAACACCAACGTCCTCGGAGTCGACGACGACCTCGGCTACGGCGTCCTTCGGGTCACCCCCGACCAGAAGTGGAACCCGAGCTACCTCTTCGCGCCGCTGCGAAGTGTGTTGTTGGCGCTGGGCTTCGAGTGGGGCATCGCCCTGCACGACCTGTACTCCGAACACGAACGCGCTGACAACGACCTCCCGAAGTCCGTTCACAACCGGGCGCTCCTGCGCAAGGTCGGGCGTCAGGTGACCAAGGACTACCTGCTGTATCCGGCGCTGAGCCTGAAGCGGTGGCGGCGCACGCTGGGCGCCAACGTGGTGGCCAACGTCCTACGCAACGTCTGGGCATACGTCGTGATCTCGTGCGGCCACTTCGCCGACGGGGCGGAGAAGTTCACCCCGGAAACGCTCGAGAACGAGACCAAGGCCGAGTGGTATCTGCGACAGATGTTGGGCAGCGCCAACTTCGACGCGGGGCCCGTGATGGCCTTCATGAGCGGGAACCTCTGCTACCAGATCGAGCACCACCTGTTCCCCGACCTACCGAGCAACCGGTATGCCGAGATCGCCAGTCGCGTGCGGCCCCTGTGCGCCACTTACGGCCTGCCCTACACGACGGGGCACCTGGTCCGCCAGTACGTGACGACGGTGCGCACCGTGTTCACGCTGGCTCTACCGAACCGCTTCTCGCAGAACGGTTCCCGCGTTTCGCAGCTAGGGCTCGAGCAACTGCATCAGGTACGCGCCGTATCCTGA
- the rfbA gene encoding glucose-1-phosphate thymidylyltransferase RfbA translates to MRGIILAGGTGTRLYPITMGVCKQLLPVYDKPLIYYSLSTLIMAGIRDIQVITTAGDVEAFTRLLGDGSTFGTDITYKVQDRPDGVAQAFVLGADHIGNDSVALILGDNIFYGPSLGTSLARFSDVDGGAIFAYWVANPSAYGVIEFSDDGRALSLEEKPATPKSHYAVPGLYFYDNDVVEIARSLRPSDRGEYEITDVNRTYLEQGRLGVEVLARGTAWLDTGTFDSLLDASDYVRTIERRQGLKIGAPEEVAWRLGFIDDEQLAQRARSLLKSGYGAYLMQLLEP, encoded by the coding sequence ATGCGTGGAATCATCCTGGCGGGCGGGACGGGTACGCGGTTGTATCCGATCACCATGGGCGTGTGCAAGCAACTGCTACCCGTCTACGACAAACCGCTCATCTATTACTCCCTGTCGACGTTGATCATGGCGGGCATCCGCGACATCCAGGTCATCACCACGGCGGGTGACGTCGAGGCCTTCACCCGACTGCTCGGAGACGGTTCCACGTTCGGCACCGACATCACCTACAAGGTCCAGGACCGGCCCGACGGGGTCGCTCAGGCGTTCGTCCTCGGCGCCGACCACATCGGAAACGATTCGGTCGCTTTGATACTGGGTGACAACATCTTCTACGGACCGAGCCTGGGTACCAGCCTGGCCCGCTTCAGCGATGTCGACGGCGGCGCGATCTTCGCGTACTGGGTCGCCAACCCCTCGGCCTACGGCGTCATCGAGTTCAGCGACGACGGGAGGGCGTTGTCGCTGGAGGAGAAGCCGGCGACGCCGAAATCGCACTACGCGGTGCCGGGGCTGTACTTCTACGACAACGACGTCGTCGAGATCGCGCGCTCCCTGCGCCCGTCGGACCGGGGCGAGTACGAGATCACCGACGTCAACCGGACCTACCTCGAACAGGGCCGCCTCGGCGTCGAGGTGCTGGCGCGCGGCACCGCGTGGCTGGACACCGGCACCTTCGACTCACTGCTCGATGCCAGTGACTACGTGCGCACCATCGAACGCAGGCAGGGCCTGAAGATCGGCGCGCCGGAGGAAGTCGCGTGGCGGCTGGGGTTCATCGATGACGAGCAGCTGGCCCAACGGGCGCGCTCGCTGCTGAAGTCAGGATACGGCGCGTACCTGATGCAGTTGCTCGAGCCCTAG